The Pantoea sp. At-9b genome includes a window with the following:
- a CDS encoding bifunctional tRNA (adenosine(37)-C2)-methyltransferase TrmG/ribosomal RNA large subunit methyltransferase RlmN gives MSEQIVTPSSASPVVVSPKNEKINLLDLNRQQMREFFVSLGEKPFRADQVMKWMYHYCCDDFEQMTDINKVLRGKLMQLTEIRAPEVAEEKRSSDGTIKWAIRVGDQLVETVYIPEDDRATLCVSSQVGCALECKFCSTAQQGFNRNLRVSEIIGQVWRAAKIIGAAKVTGQRPITNVVMMGMGEPLLNLNNVVPAMEIMLDDFGFGLSKRRVTLSTSGVVPALDKLGDMIDVALAISLHAPNDKLRDDIVPINKKYNIETFLAAVKRYLAKSNANQGRVTIEYVLLDHVNDSTDDAHQLAELLKDTPSKINLIPWNPFPGAPYGRSSNSRVDRFSKVLMEYGFTTIVRKTRGDDIDAACGQLAGDVIDRTKRTMRKKMAGEAISVKAL, from the coding sequence ATGTCCGAACAGATTGTGACGCCGTCGTCCGCTTCCCCCGTGGTTGTTTCCCCGAAAAACGAAAAAATTAACCTGCTGGATCTCAATCGTCAGCAGATGCGCGAATTCTTTGTCTCGCTGGGTGAAAAACCGTTTCGCGCCGATCAGGTGATGAAGTGGATGTATCACTACTGCTGCGATGATTTCGAGCAGATGACCGATATCAACAAAGTGCTGCGCGGCAAGCTGATGCAGCTCACTGAGATCCGCGCCCCGGAAGTGGCGGAAGAGAAACGTTCCAGCGATGGCACCATTAAATGGGCGATTCGCGTGGGTGACCAACTGGTGGAAACCGTGTACATCCCGGAAGATGACCGCGCCACGCTGTGCGTCTCTTCACAGGTGGGTTGTGCACTGGAGTGCAAATTCTGTTCGACGGCGCAGCAAGGCTTTAACCGTAACCTGCGTGTATCAGAAATTATCGGTCAGGTGTGGCGTGCGGCGAAAATTATCGGTGCCGCGAAAGTGACCGGTCAGCGTCCTATCACCAACGTGGTAATGATGGGAATGGGCGAGCCGTTGCTGAACCTCAACAACGTGGTACCGGCGATGGAAATCATGCTGGATGACTTCGGTTTTGGCCTGTCCAAACGCCGCGTCACCCTGTCAACCTCGGGTGTGGTTCCGGCACTGGACAAGCTGGGCGATATGATTGACGTCGCGCTGGCTATTTCTCTGCACGCACCGAACGACAAGCTGCGCGATGACATCGTGCCGATTAACAAGAAATACAACATCGAAACGTTCCTCGCCGCCGTGAAACGTTACCTGGCGAAGTCAAATGCGAACCAGGGGCGCGTCACCATCGAGTACGTTCTGCTGGATCACGTCAATGACAGCACGGACGATGCTCATCAGTTGGCTGAGCTGCTGAAAGATACGCCGAGCAAAATCAACCTGATTCCGTGGAACCCCTTCCCGGGCGCGCCCTATGGCCGCAGCTCCAACAGCCGTGTCGATCGTTTCTCTAAGGTGTTGATGGAATACGGTTTCACCACCATCGTGCGTAAAACCCGTGGTGATGATATTGATGCCGCCTGTGGTCAGTTAGCCGGTGATGTGATCGACCGTACCAAACGTACTATGCGTAAAAAGATGGCGGGTGAAGCCATCTCTGTGAAGGCGCTCTGA
- the ndk gene encoding nucleoside-diphosphate kinase has protein sequence MAIERTFSIVKPNAVAKNVIGAIYNRFESAGFKIVGAKMLHLTKEQAEGFYAEHKGRPFFDGLVEFMTSGPVVVSVLEGENAVQRHRDLMGATNPDNALAGTLRADYADSFTENATHGSDSTESAAREIAYFFAENEVCPRTR, from the coding sequence ATGGCAATCGAACGTACTTTCTCAATCGTTAAACCAAACGCTGTCGCTAAGAACGTAATTGGTGCTATCTACAACCGTTTTGAAAGCGCGGGCTTCAAAATCGTTGGCGCAAAAATGCTGCACCTGACCAAAGAACAGGCTGAAGGTTTCTACGCGGAGCACAAAGGCCGTCCGTTCTTCGACGGTCTGGTTGAATTCATGACCTCTGGTCCGGTTGTGGTTTCTGTACTGGAAGGTGAAAACGCCGTTCAGCGTCACCGTGACCTGATGGGTGCAACCAACCCGGACAACGCACTGGCTGGCACCCTGCGTGCTGACTACGCGGACAGCTTCACCGAGAACGCCACTCACGGTTCAGACTCTACCGAATCTGCTGCGCGTGAAATCGCCTACTTCTTCGCTGAAAACGAAGTCTGCCCGCGCACTCGCTAA
- a CDS encoding IscS subfamily cysteine desulfurase, giving the protein MKLPIYLDYAATTPADPRVATRMMQFLTLDGTFGNPASRSHRFGWQAEEAVDVARNQVAELVNADPREIVFTSGATEADNLAIKGAAQCHQARGKHIITSQTEHKAVLDSCQQLEREGFEVTYLQPGPDGIVTREMLAAAVREDTVLVSQMHVNNETGVIQDIAALGALCRERDILFHVDATQSVGKLPIDVSVLPVDLMSFSAHKIYGPKGIGALWVRCKPRLQIDAQMHGGGHERGMRSGTLPVHQIVGMGEAYRIAREEMSSEVARLAALRQRLWQGISALSDVTLNGSLEQGAPNILNISFAHVEGESLIMALKDLALSSGSACTSASLEPSYVLRAMGVEQELAHSSLRFSLGRFTTAEEIDYAIELVNKAVTRLRALMPAANSR; this is encoded by the coding sequence ATGAAATTACCGATCTACCTGGATTACGCAGCCACTACGCCTGCGGATCCGCGTGTTGCCACCAGAATGATGCAGTTTCTCACCCTGGATGGCACGTTCGGTAACCCCGCTTCCCGTTCTCACCGTTTTGGCTGGCAGGCTGAAGAAGCTGTTGATGTGGCACGCAATCAGGTTGCGGAGCTGGTCAATGCCGATCCGCGTGAAATCGTGTTTACGTCCGGTGCCACCGAGGCCGATAACCTCGCCATCAAAGGCGCGGCGCAGTGCCATCAGGCGCGCGGCAAACACATCATTACCAGCCAGACCGAACACAAAGCGGTGCTCGATAGCTGCCAGCAGCTGGAGCGCGAAGGCTTCGAGGTCACCTATCTGCAACCCGGTCCTGACGGTATCGTTACCCGCGAGATGTTGGCGGCGGCAGTGCGTGAAGACACGGTGCTGGTTTCGCAGATGCACGTCAACAACGAAACGGGCGTGATTCAGGATATCGCCGCACTCGGTGCCTTGTGCCGTGAACGTGACATTCTGTTCCATGTCGATGCGACGCAGAGTGTCGGTAAGCTGCCGATTGACGTCAGTGTGCTGCCGGTGGATTTGATGTCGTTCTCGGCACACAAAATTTATGGCCCGAAAGGCATTGGTGCGCTCTGGGTACGATGCAAACCGCGTTTGCAGATTGATGCGCAGATGCACGGTGGCGGTCATGAGCGCGGCATGCGCTCCGGCACTTTGCCGGTGCATCAGATCGTCGGCATGGGCGAAGCCTACCGCATTGCCCGTGAAGAGATGAGCAGTGAAGTTGCCCGTCTCGCTGCCCTGCGCCAGCGTCTGTGGCAGGGCATCAGCGCCTTGAGCGATGTCACGCTGAATGGTTCGCTGGAGCAGGGTGCGCCCAATATCCTCAATATCAGTTTTGCCCACGTTGAAGGTGAATCGTTGATTATGGCGCTGAAAGATCTGGCGCTCTCTTCCGGTTCCGCCTGTACTTCAGCCAGTCTCGAACCCTCTTACGTGCTACGCGCGATGGGCGTTGAGCAGGAGCTGGCACACAGCTCGCTGCGTTTTTCGCTCGGACGTTTTACCACCGCAGAGGAAATTGATTACGCCATCGAGCTGGTCAACAAAGCGGTAACCCGTCTGCGGGCGCTGATGCCTGCGGCAAATTCTCGCTAA
- the sseB gene encoding enhanced serine sensitivity protein SseB — protein MSNRLEEVLKLAATEPAHRPEFFQLLLDADVWVPGESSAQQFDATTPVDLQHWEKEGGGSVIPFFTSEQAMSEAIKDEQPYLRLPVRTLFEMTLGETLFLNPKLPTGKEFSPGEIAHLLGEEGSALSQQTVLEGGQSLLLSEVAAPPAQMVDSLTQLFAKYKQVRRAYIASIREQAGAEPNLLIGIEADSDIEAIIQAAGSVATDTLTDDAPIDLCEVVSGEHGVSHFFTAHITPFYERRWGSFLRDFKGSQRII, from the coding sequence ATGAGTAACCGTCTTGAAGAGGTGCTGAAGCTGGCGGCCACTGAGCCTGCGCACCGCCCGGAGTTTTTTCAGCTGTTGCTGGACGCGGATGTCTGGGTGCCGGGCGAAAGTAGCGCGCAGCAATTTGACGCCACCACACCGGTTGATCTTCAGCACTGGGAAAAAGAAGGGGGCGGCAGCGTCATCCCTTTTTTCACATCTGAACAGGCGATGAGTGAAGCCATCAAAGATGAGCAGCCGTACCTGCGCCTGCCGGTACGCACCTTGTTCGAAATGACGCTGGGCGAAACCCTGTTCCTCAACCCCAAGCTGCCGACCGGGAAAGAGTTTTCACCGGGTGAAATTGCCCATTTGCTGGGCGAAGAGGGCAGTGCGCTGAGTCAGCAAACGGTGCTGGAGGGCGGCCAGTCATTGCTGCTCTCAGAAGTGGCTGCACCCCCGGCGCAGATGGTTGATTCGCTCACCCAGCTGTTTGCCAAATATAAGCAGGTACGTCGCGCGTATATTGCCAGCATTCGTGAGCAGGCCGGTGCGGAACCGAATCTGTTGATTGGTATCGAGGCGGACAGTGATATTGAAGCGATCATTCAGGCGGCGGGTAGTGTAGCGACCGATACGCTTACCGACGATGCGCCGATTGATCTGTGTGAAGTGGTGAGCGGCGAACATGGCGTCAGCCATTTCTTCACTGCCCACATTACGCCGTTTTACGAGCGTCGCTGGGGCAGTTTCCTGCGTGACTTTAAAGGCAGTCAGCGCATTATCTAA
- the pepB gene encoding aminopeptidase PepB yields the protein MTTQPMTITLSSQAADARWGEKALLSSNDSGMTIHLTGADALLSIQRAARKLDGQGIRHVALSGEGWDLEKSWAFWQGYRGPKGSRQVDWPTLSEQDQREFDRRLKIVDWVRNTINLPAEDLSPEQLAHGAIDLISEVGGDAVSYRITKGEDLREQGYLGIHTVGRGSTRAPVLLALDFNPGGDENTPVYACLVGKGITFDTGGYSLKQSSFMDSMKSDMGGAATLTGALALAISRGLNKRVKLYLCCADNMVSGNAFRLGDIIRYRNGKTVEVMNTDAEGRLVLADGLIDASEQNPELLIDAATLTGAAKTALGNDYHALFTFDDVLAQSLLGSAASENEAFWRLPLAEFHRSHLPSNFADLNNIASPAHSAGASSAAAFLSHFVSKYQQGWLHIDCSATYRKSAVDQWSAGATGLGVRTIANLLLK from the coding sequence ATGACAACACAACCGATGACAATTACGCTCAGCTCCCAGGCCGCCGATGCGCGCTGGGGTGAAAAAGCGTTGCTGAGCAGCAATGACAGTGGCATGACGATTCATCTCACCGGTGCGGATGCGCTGCTGAGCATTCAACGCGCCGCACGCAAACTCGACGGTCAGGGCATTCGCCATGTTGCGTTAAGCGGCGAAGGCTGGGATCTGGAGAAAAGCTGGGCGTTCTGGCAGGGCTACCGTGGCCCGAAAGGATCGCGTCAGGTGGACTGGCCGACCCTGAGCGAACAGGATCAGCGCGAATTTGATCGCCGGCTGAAGATCGTTGACTGGGTACGCAACACCATCAACCTGCCGGCTGAAGATCTCAGCCCGGAACAGCTGGCACACGGCGCGATTGATCTGATTTCTGAAGTTGGCGGTGATGCCGTGAGTTATCGCATCACCAAGGGTGAAGATCTGCGCGAGCAGGGCTATCTCGGCATTCATACCGTTGGCCGTGGTTCTACCCGCGCACCGGTGCTGTTGGCGCTGGATTTCAATCCGGGCGGTGACGAGAACACCCCGGTGTACGCTTGCCTGGTAGGTAAAGGCATCACCTTTGATACCGGTGGCTACAGCCTGAAGCAAAGCAGCTTTATGGACTCGATGAAGTCCGATATGGGCGGTGCCGCCACCCTGACGGGGGCACTGGCGCTGGCGATCTCTCGTGGTCTGAATAAACGTGTGAAACTCTACCTGTGCTGCGCTGACAACATGGTGAGCGGCAACGCGTTCCGTCTTGGCGATATCATTCGCTATCGCAACGGCAAAACTGTTGAAGTGATGAACACCGATGCCGAAGGGCGTCTGGTGCTGGCCGATGGCCTGATCGATGCCAGCGAGCAGAACCCGGAATTGCTGATTGATGCCGCTACGCTGACCGGTGCTGCGAAAACCGCACTCGGCAACGATTACCACGCGCTGTTCACCTTTGATGATGTGCTGGCACAATCGCTGCTGGGTAGTGCAGCCAGTGAGAACGAAGCGTTCTGGCGTCTGCCGCTGGCAGAATTCCATCGCAGCCATCTGCCGTCAAACTTTGCCGATCTGAACAACATTGCCAGCCCGGCACACTCCGCCGGTGCCAGCAGCGCGGCGGCGTTCCTGTCACACTTCGTCAGCAAGTACCAGCAAGGCTGGCTGCATATCGACTGTTCAGCGACCTACCGTAAAAGCGCGGTGGATCAGTGGTCAGCAGGCGCAACCGGCCTTGGGGTTCGCACCATCGCCAATTTGCTGCTGAAATAA
- the sseA gene encoding 3-mercaptopyruvate sulfurtransferase, with protein sequence MTAPLFVSADWLKEHYTEETLQVLDARMLPPGQEAVRDIQAEYLAGHLPDAPFFNIEALSDHTSPYPHMMPRAEAFAVAMRELGVSQDKHLVVYDEGNLFSAPRAWWMLRAFGCVNVSILAGGLAGWKAAGYPLATGPVVLAEGEFDAKYDSTQVKRLTDVLLISHEGGAQIIDARAANRFNAEVDEPRPGLLRGHIPNSRNVPWNNLVVNGALKPAAQLREEFDRAGVQLDQPIIASCGSGVTAVVVILALTALGVRDVTLYDGSWGEWGSRDDLPIEK encoded by the coding sequence ATGACAGCTCCCCTGTTTGTGTCTGCTGACTGGTTAAAAGAACATTACACCGAGGAAACTCTACAGGTGCTGGATGCGCGCATGCTGCCACCCGGCCAGGAAGCGGTGCGTGATATCCAGGCGGAGTATCTGGCGGGCCATCTGCCCGACGCCCCTTTCTTCAATATCGAAGCCTTATCCGATCACACCAGCCCCTACCCGCACATGATGCCGCGTGCCGAAGCCTTTGCGGTGGCAATGCGAGAATTGGGCGTCAGCCAGGATAAGCACCTGGTGGTCTACGATGAAGGCAACCTGTTCTCCGCACCGCGCGCCTGGTGGATGTTACGCGCTTTTGGTTGCGTCAACGTCTCGATCCTGGCAGGAGGACTGGCGGGCTGGAAAGCAGCCGGTTACCCGCTGGCAACCGGTCCGGTGGTGTTAGCGGAAGGGGAATTTGACGCCAAATATGACAGCACCCAGGTGAAACGTCTGACCGATGTGTTGCTGATCAGCCATGAAGGTGGTGCGCAGATTATCGATGCCCGTGCCGCCAATCGCTTCAATGCCGAAGTGGACGAACCGCGTCCCGGCCTGTTGCGCGGACATATCCCCAACAGCCGCAACGTGCCGTGGAACAATCTGGTGGTGAACGGCGCACTGAAACCGGCAGCGCAACTACGCGAGGAATTTGATCGGGCTGGCGTGCAGTTGGATCAGCCGATCATTGCCAGCTGCGGCTCAGGTGTGACCGCAGTCGTGGTGATTCTGGCGCTGACAGCGCTTGGCGTGCGGGATGTCACGCTGTACGACGGTTCCTGGGGAGAATGGGGTAGCCGCGACGATTTGCCGATTGAGAAATGA